One stretch of Roseimicrobium sp. ORNL1 DNA includes these proteins:
- a CDS encoding YidB family protein produces the protein MGLLDDLGKEVMNRALGGTTEAGATATATATQVNWMQLGVSLLQQFGGLDGLMAKFQQKGFGDLIASWVGTGKNLPISADQIMEVLGKRNVQDVAAQAGTDAATAAQGIAQVLPRLIDKLTPDGQPVGADVLQQGIQALLGGKLGDLGKLFS, from the coding sequence ATGGGACTGCTAGATGACCTTGGAAAAGAAGTGATGAACCGGGCGCTCGGCGGGACCACCGAGGCGGGCGCTACTGCCACCGCTACCGCCACCCAAGTGAACTGGATGCAGCTCGGCGTTTCGCTGCTGCAGCAGTTCGGCGGGCTGGACGGCCTGATGGCGAAGTTTCAGCAAAAGGGCTTCGGCGATCTCATCGCCTCCTGGGTGGGGACGGGGAAGAACCTGCCCATCTCCGCGGACCAAATCATGGAGGTTCTGGGCAAGCGGAACGTGCAGGACGTGGCCGCCCAGGCGGGCACGGATGCTGCAACGGCGGCGCAGGGAATTGCGCAGGTGTTGCCACGACTCATTGACAAACTCACTCCTGATGGCCAGCCTGTGGGAGCAGATGTCCTGCAGCAGGGCATCCAGGCCCTGCTGGGCGGCAAGCTGGGAGATCTCGGCAAGCTTTTCAGCTAG
- a CDS encoding YkgJ family cysteine cluster protein: MSLDNPHVTYLCQRCGNCCRWPGDVIVTDTEVDAIAARMGMEVSDFVQQYTRLSANRRHLSLIDKEDGSCFFLEGVNTCRLQDVKPVQCKGFPNQWRFDGWREVCEAIEVRSGGDGGGDAARH; this comes from the coding sequence ATGTCGCTTGACAATCCCCACGTGACCTACCTGTGCCAACGCTGCGGCAACTGCTGCCGCTGGCCGGGGGATGTGATCGTGACGGACACCGAGGTGGATGCCATCGCCGCGCGAATGGGCATGGAGGTTTCCGACTTCGTCCAGCAGTACACGCGCCTCAGCGCGAACCGCCGCCACCTCTCGCTCATCGACAAGGAAGACGGCTCCTGCTTCTTCCTCGAAGGTGTGAACACCTGCCGCCTGCAAGACGTGAAGCCCGTGCAGTGCAAAGGCTTCCCCAACCAGTGGCGCTTCGACGGCTGGCGCGAAGTGTGCGAGGCGATTGAGGTGCGGAGTGGTGGGGACGGTGGTGGTGACGCTGCTCGTCACTGA
- a CDS encoding urease accessory UreF family protein yields MIARFPRPDPKPNPLGLELSLHSEESRIEHEESLAWIRWIFQSIRARRESIVFRTAATNREGVLADWQDFAVQVWYPALAPGLLHAWKAAHAEDLEGLLAAGAELGTTLPEDARESSAAAGELLLKATHGAKYPGVLGRLRQALTQEPIDPHLAMVWASVANLFHVPPLDVLAEYLREEWLTALREHPQLHEPQGPLCFSAMAHRALREAGMMGVSMQG; encoded by the coding sequence GTGATTGCAAGATTTCCCCGGCCTGATCCGAAGCCCAATCCCCTGGGCCTCGAACTCTCGCTGCATTCGGAGGAGTCGCGCATTGAGCACGAGGAGAGCCTGGCCTGGATTCGCTGGATCTTCCAGAGCATCCGCGCCCGCCGCGAGAGCATCGTCTTCCGCACGGCAGCCACGAATCGCGAAGGCGTGCTGGCGGATTGGCAGGACTTTGCCGTGCAGGTCTGGTATCCGGCCCTCGCGCCCGGACTGCTGCACGCCTGGAAGGCGGCGCATGCGGAGGACCTCGAAGGTCTGCTGGCCGCAGGCGCGGAACTCGGGACGACCCTGCCGGAGGACGCGCGTGAATCCAGTGCCGCAGCCGGCGAGCTCCTGCTGAAGGCCACGCATGGCGCGAAATATCCCGGCGTGCTCGGCAGATTGCGCCAGGCACTCACACAGGAGCCCATCGACCCGCATCTCGCCATGGTGTGGGCCTCCGTGGCCAATCTCTTCCACGTGCCGCCGCTCGATGTCCTCGCGGAATACCTGCGCGAAGAATGGCTCACCGCCCTGCGCGAGCATCCCCAGCTTCATGAGCCCCAAGGCCCCCTGTGCTTCTCCGCCATGGCGCATCGTGCCCTGCGAGAGGCTGGCATGATGGGAGTGTCCATGCAGGGGTAG
- a CDS encoding DUF5009 domain-containing protein, translating into MKVLFICRKRQIRVLRSVLDTSIHRFASHTGLPRMTASPASSPAAKAAVVPAPSERLSSLDGYRGFIMVLMASGSLGIPEVAKNLPDSGWAKVAPWFDHVPWAGGVLWDMIQPAFMFMVGVAAAFSTAKRLARGDAWGAILRHAAVRAVILVLLGVLLASNWSKGTNWLFTNVLAQIGLGYFFLILLTRISTKWQIGIGVALLVIYWAAFAFWTPAPPPAYATLKWMQPEDLLSGFFAKWNPHVNAAAAFDRWFLNLFPRPEPYLYTNGGYQTLNFVPSLVTMLMGLLCGERLRREGSSRKKLRVLLVAGVALVALGLVTGLFMCPIVKRIWTPSWTLWSGGIVILMLAAFYAVMDIGGWKRWATPLTVVGMNSITAYLLYQLSAGWIRETLARHLGADWFTGPYGPMMSRLSVLAVIWLFCWWLWRQKIFVRI; encoded by the coding sequence ATGAAGGTCCTCTTTATCTGTCGCAAGCGACAGATACGGGTGCTGCGCTCCGTCTTGGATACCAGCATCCATCGCTTCGCATCGCACACCGGGCTCCCGCGCATGACCGCATCTCCCGCCTCCTCACCGGCTGCAAAGGCCGCCGTCGTGCCCGCACCGTCCGAGCGCCTCTCCTCGCTGGATGGCTATCGCGGCTTCATCATGGTGCTCATGGCCTCCGGCTCCCTGGGGATTCCGGAAGTGGCCAAGAATCTGCCAGACAGCGGCTGGGCAAAGGTGGCTCCATGGTTCGACCATGTGCCCTGGGCCGGCGGGGTGCTGTGGGACATGATTCAGCCGGCCTTCATGTTCATGGTGGGCGTGGCCGCTGCCTTCTCCACGGCCAAGCGCCTGGCGAGGGGTGATGCATGGGGCGCCATCCTGCGCCATGCCGCGGTGCGCGCAGTCATTCTCGTCCTGCTCGGCGTGCTGCTCGCCTCGAACTGGAGCAAGGGCACCAACTGGCTCTTCACAAATGTGCTCGCGCAGATTGGCCTCGGTTATTTCTTCCTGATTCTGCTGACGCGTATTTCCACGAAGTGGCAAATCGGCATCGGCGTAGCGCTGCTGGTCATCTACTGGGCCGCGTTTGCCTTCTGGACCCCGGCTCCACCTCCAGCATACGCCACCCTCAAGTGGATGCAGCCGGAGGATTTGCTCAGTGGCTTCTTCGCGAAGTGGAATCCCCATGTGAATGCCGCCGCTGCCTTTGACCGCTGGTTCCTCAATCTCTTCCCACGCCCCGAGCCCTACTTGTACACCAACGGCGGCTATCAAACGCTCAACTTCGTGCCGTCGCTGGTGACCATGCTCATGGGTCTGCTCTGCGGCGAGCGCCTGCGTCGCGAAGGCAGCTCCAGAAAGAAGCTGCGCGTCCTGCTCGTGGCCGGCGTGGCACTGGTAGCCCTTGGATTGGTGACCGGGCTCTTCATGTGCCCCATCGTGAAGCGCATCTGGACTCCGTCATGGACGCTGTGGAGCGGTGGCATTGTCATTCTCATGCTGGCCGCGTTTTATGCGGTGATGGACATCGGCGGATGGAAACGCTGGGCCACGCCTCTGACGGTGGTGGGAATGAATTCCATCACGGCATATCTCCTCTATCAGCTCAGTGCCGGATGGATCCGCGAAACCCTCGCACGGCATCTCGGAGCAGACTGGTTCACCGGACCCTATGGCCCCATGATGAGCCGCCTCAGCGTACTGGCAGTCATCTGGCTCTTCTGCTGGTGGCTGTGGCGGCAGAAGATCTTTGTGCGCATTTGA
- a CDS encoding platelet-activating factor acetylhydrolase IB subunit, with protein MKRTAALLALLLSTSVQAETPNLATTPVQRPEPGLQARHEKFNAISKEGKAELVFLGDSITQGWEGNGKAVWEKHWAPLKAANFGIGGDRTEHVLWRLEHGNFDGLKPKAIVLMIGTNNTGHQKPDGYQSPAKNTAEGVKVILEKLKAKAPQAKILVLGIFPRGATPDDKWRKQNEETNAIIKGFADDKTVFYMDIGPKFLAADGTLTKEIMPDLLHLSPKGYEIWAEAIEPKVKELLK; from the coding sequence ATGAAACGCACCGCCGCTCTTCTCGCATTGTTGTTGTCCACCTCGGTACAGGCCGAGACTCCGAATCTCGCCACCACGCCGGTCCAGCGTCCGGAACCCGGACTTCAGGCCCGGCATGAAAAGTTCAACGCCATCTCGAAAGAGGGGAAGGCGGAGCTCGTGTTCCTCGGCGACTCCATCACCCAGGGCTGGGAAGGCAACGGCAAGGCCGTGTGGGAAAAGCACTGGGCTCCCCTCAAGGCGGCGAACTTCGGCATCGGCGGCGACCGCACGGAGCACGTGCTGTGGCGTCTGGAGCATGGCAACTTCGACGGGCTCAAGCCCAAGGCCATCGTGCTCATGATTGGCACGAACAACACCGGCCACCAGAAGCCCGATGGTTACCAGAGCCCCGCGAAGAACACCGCCGAGGGCGTGAAGGTCATCCTGGAAAAGCTCAAGGCCAAGGCTCCGCAGGCCAAGATCCTCGTGCTCGGCATCTTCCCCCGCGGCGCGACGCCGGACGACAAATGGCGCAAGCAGAACGAGGAGACGAACGCCATCATCAAGGGCTTCGCGGATGACAAGACCGTGTTCTACATGGACATCGGTCCCAAGTTCCTCGCCGCAGACGGCACCCTGACGAAGGAAATCATGCCCGACCTCCTGCACCTCTCGCCGAAGGGTTATGAAATCTGGGCGGAAGCCATCGAGCCCAAGGTGAAGGAACTGCTGAAGTAA
- a CDS encoding gamma-glutamylcyclotransferase family protein, with the protein MRLFVYGTLKRGLCNHGWMAGQQFIAEARTAPEYRMVDCGGYPGMFAVKLGGVSILGEIWEVDEAGRQKLDILEDVEGGEYALEPVQLMDDNDAAATDGVMEPVYTYIYKWTVVRMPDAGTDWRT; encoded by the coding sequence ATGCGTCTCTTCGTCTACGGCACCCTCAAGCGCGGCCTCTGCAATCACGGCTGGATGGCCGGGCAGCAGTTCATTGCCGAAGCGCGCACGGCTCCCGAGTACCGCATGGTGGATTGCGGCGGCTATCCCGGCATGTTCGCCGTGAAACTGGGCGGCGTGAGCATCCTGGGTGAAATATGGGAGGTGGATGAAGCGGGAAGGCAGAAGCTGGACATCCTGGAGGATGTGGAAGGCGGTGAGTACGCCCTGGAGCCGGTGCAGCTGATGGATGACAACGATGCTGCTGCTACCGACGGTGTGATGGAACCGGTGTACACGTACATCTACAAGTGGACCGTCGTGCGCATGCCGGATGCAGGAACGGATTGGAGAACGTGA
- a CDS encoding right-handed parallel beta-helix repeat-containing protein yields MKFAASGRLLGFVGLSLLVQLPLAAPALAGSAPPAKNAVIEQEAQTHPMYLGTVTGGVKTSDEYTEGNFSIVAPVWSTLGADATLSGDVIYLEPYTSWGERGEVAASLGLGWRHLFGSQSVAALNQHDAPQAGFFDEGIFIGANVFIDMLDTEADNQFWQLGVGLEVGTRYVELRGNYYIPLSDRQLAEETRTVETIQRSSTSASQSITPTGALYATGNSIAQNAVFTTTATTTVSTTTIERLFRRYEEGMEGWDAELAVLIPGLDRYFDLRIIGGYYSFDNQPFGPQEGGTGNVEGWKTGVEIRPVPAVILTGTWYEDERLTGSDWTVGVQLQMPFELGDLGDGKGFWDRIGDAFTPRRRHLVERLAEPVRRQNAAIKVANSVDTETHADTEVKRVTKVTHRNGRLVIADDIIFVNNGGAVGNGISQAGPAETGAAEQPFNTIQEGADQAALNNAATRRLWTVYTQGAGAHGGGAYNESVTIGASTRFISSLVPVVGPHGETFGSGDRPLVQGGFAGVNTPVPIVAPLSFVSVAGYEIAGGYQPQNSASKLVPGVALGDDNAGIMLRNVSRVEIVDNVIHDMPWHGIVARRDDAGNLSILARGNHVSDAWAGIVVSGNADLEVQITGNTANNNLGGGIDASTTAGVISGVVSGNTSLNTANGAGFYLSAQTLRVDVLANQSNGNRNGISMEGGFIDGDFSGNTVNDNWESNIYIAGGGFTGDITNNTASYTAVNGIYLALSDGFTGNIAGNTTTNNFDIGFFIYAPTFSGSFTGNVSNDNGGDGFRTEIGSILIGPFNGNSASGNGGANFQNLGAPLANP; encoded by the coding sequence ATGAAGTTCGCTGCTTCCGGGCGTTTGCTCGGCTTCGTTGGTCTCTCGCTGCTGGTTCAACTCCCACTTGCCGCTCCGGCCCTCGCCGGAAGTGCCCCGCCTGCCAAGAATGCCGTCATCGAGCAGGAAGCTCAAACGCACCCCATGTATCTGGGCACCGTCACCGGTGGGGTGAAGACTAGTGACGAATACACCGAGGGAAACTTTTCCATCGTGGCGCCCGTGTGGAGCACGCTGGGCGCGGATGCGACGCTCAGCGGCGATGTGATCTACCTCGAACCCTACACCTCTTGGGGTGAGCGTGGCGAAGTGGCCGCTTCCCTTGGTCTCGGCTGGAGGCATCTCTTTGGTTCGCAATCCGTCGCCGCCCTGAATCAGCATGATGCACCACAGGCTGGCTTCTTTGACGAAGGCATTTTCATCGGTGCGAATGTCTTCATCGATATGCTGGATACCGAGGCAGACAACCAGTTCTGGCAGCTCGGCGTGGGTCTGGAAGTGGGCACGCGCTATGTGGAATTGCGCGGGAACTACTACATTCCGCTCTCCGACCGGCAGCTTGCCGAAGAGACCCGGACGGTCGAGACGATTCAACGATCCAGCACCAGCGCTTCGCAGTCCATCACCCCGACGGGTGCTCTTTATGCCACGGGGAACAGCATTGCCCAGAATGCTGTCTTCACCACCACGGCTACCACCACCGTCAGCACCACGACCATCGAGCGGCTCTTTCGTCGCTATGAAGAGGGCATGGAAGGCTGGGATGCGGAACTTGCGGTATTGATTCCCGGTCTGGACAGATACTTCGACCTTCGTATCATTGGGGGCTATTACAGTTTTGACAACCAGCCCTTCGGTCCGCAGGAAGGCGGCACTGGCAATGTGGAAGGCTGGAAGACGGGCGTAGAGATTCGTCCCGTGCCGGCCGTCATTCTCACAGGCACGTGGTATGAAGATGAACGTCTCACCGGCAGCGACTGGACGGTGGGAGTGCAGTTGCAGATGCCGTTCGAGCTTGGTGACTTGGGCGATGGCAAGGGCTTCTGGGATCGCATTGGAGACGCCTTCACGCCGCGCCGCCGTCACCTTGTGGAGCGTCTTGCCGAGCCGGTGCGTCGTCAGAATGCTGCCATCAAGGTGGCCAATAGCGTGGATACTGAGACGCACGCGGATACTGAAGTGAAACGCGTGACGAAGGTAACACACAGGAACGGTCGACTGGTGATTGCCGATGACATCATCTTCGTGAATAACGGAGGCGCCGTGGGGAATGGCATTTCACAAGCCGGGCCTGCGGAGACCGGGGCGGCAGAACAACCCTTCAATACCATCCAGGAAGGCGCGGACCAGGCGGCGCTCAATAACGCAGCCACACGACGCTTGTGGACGGTGTACACCCAGGGAGCGGGTGCGCATGGCGGAGGTGCTTACAATGAAAGTGTGACCATTGGCGCGAGCACGCGCTTCATCAGCTCATTGGTCCCTGTCGTTGGTCCTCATGGGGAAACTTTCGGCAGTGGCGACCGACCGCTGGTCCAGGGAGGATTTGCCGGAGTGAATACGCCCGTTCCCATTGTTGCACCGCTCTCGTTTGTATCCGTGGCAGGATATGAGATCGCCGGTGGTTATCAGCCTCAGAACAGCGCTTCAAAACTTGTGCCAGGCGTCGCGCTGGGAGACGACAATGCGGGCATCATGCTGCGCAATGTGAGTCGGGTCGAAATCGTGGACAATGTCATTCACGACATGCCTTGGCATGGCATTGTAGCCCGCCGTGATGATGCAGGGAACCTGAGCATCCTCGCCCGGGGGAACCATGTCAGTGATGCCTGGGCAGGCATTGTAGTATCAGGCAATGCGGATCTCGAAGTGCAAATAACCGGAAATACCGCGAACAACAACCTGGGTGGGGGCATCGATGCCTCCACGACGGCAGGTGTCATTTCCGGTGTGGTGTCTGGAAACACCTCTCTGAATACTGCCAATGGCGCGGGATTTTACTTGTCGGCACAGACGCTGAGAGTGGATGTGCTGGCCAATCAGAGCAACGGCAACCGCAATGGCATCAGCATGGAAGGAGGTTTCATTGATGGCGATTTCAGCGGGAACACAGTCAATGACAATTGGGAAAGTAACATCTACATCGCGGGAGGTGGTTTTACCGGCGACATCACGAACAACACGGCCTCTTACACTGCGGTCAATGGCATCTACCTGGCACTGAGTGACGGGTTTACCGGGAATATCGCCGGCAATACCACCACCAACAATTTTGATATCGGTTTCTTCATCTATGCTCCGACATTCTCCGGCTCGTTCACCGGGAATGTATCCAATGACAATGGAGGAGATGGATTCCGCACGGAAATCGGTTCGATTCTCATCGGGCCCTTCAATGGAAACAGTGCCTCCGGCAACGGCGGGGCCAATTTCCAGAACTTGGGCGCCCCCCTCGCCAATCCCTAG
- a CDS encoding beta/gamma crystallin-related protein has translation MKLLLLLLPVCFLSLAMMGSPNNAKTNDGLESYQSKNRTGKTFISVYMEPNCKGRATKIEVPSELASDAALKELGIKNDSIRSMKVPEGVTVSVFDGAGYKGDTAVFKTGEHNSLGNLDQRVSSLKATLSGAP, from the coding sequence ATGAAACTGCTCCTGCTTCTTCTTCCTGTGTGTTTCTTGAGCCTGGCCATGATGGGCTCTCCCAACAACGCGAAGACCAATGATGGTCTGGAGTCCTATCAGTCAAAGAACCGCACGGGCAAGACCTTCATCTCCGTGTACATGGAGCCGAACTGCAAGGGGCGTGCCACCAAGATTGAAGTGCCCTCCGAGCTTGCCAGCGATGCCGCCTTGAAGGAACTGGGAATCAAGAACGACAGCATCCGCTCCATGAAGGTGCCGGAGGGCGTGACGGTGTCCGTTTTTGATGGGGCGGGATACAAGGGGGATACCGCCGTCTTCAAGACCGGTGAACACAACAGCCTGGGAAACCTCGACCAGCGCGTCAGCTCACTGAAGGCGACGCTGTCTGGGGCGCCGTAG